A window of the Isosphaera pallida ATCC 43644 genome harbors these coding sequences:
- a CDS encoding sodium:solute symporter family transporter — translation MKPHALAWVDVAILVAYLVGTVVLGLWAGRKTRDPARYLIAGGQLGPVLVGLSIFGTFVSSISFLALPSKALASNWNPFVFSLTLIPAAWIASRWFMPWYRASGSISAFAHLGDRFGSWAQFYTVICFLLIQLGRVATILYLVALVTAPLLTLPVEWIILVIGLTVVVSTWVGGIEAVIWTDAAQSLILVTGPLICLGALAAALGGPERWWSVAVAFDKFSLGGWSWNWTEATIWTTMAYGLCINLQNFGIDQNFVQRYLTARDDKAARRSIWLGAWVYVPVSALFLLMGTGLFVLIHDQPGRLPEGLDPLSRPDEVLPWFLATQLPTGLGGLVIAAVFAAAMSTISSSLHALATLTASDLRTGLGWGLALRSLRAPHEEGSGRSTTLGATTDRRELIWLRGAVVAWGLTATLAALAMTRVASALDWWWTWAGVFGGGTLGLFLLGRLPKWVRPQRGGAVFAALAGVSVIAWMTLSPSQDWMPPGTRNPLHPWWTIVGGTGITVVTGALIAMVFGRAVKHASPSTNPRAIANVSTQSGLDGTRGCDSVPAKRG, via the coding sequence ATGAAACCACATGCACTGGCTTGGGTGGACGTGGCGATTCTGGTGGCGTATTTGGTGGGGACCGTGGTGTTAGGATTGTGGGCGGGCCGCAAGACGCGCGATCCCGCGCGATACTTGATTGCGGGAGGGCAGTTGGGACCGGTTCTGGTGGGTCTGTCGATCTTTGGCACCTTCGTCAGCAGCATCAGTTTTCTCGCCTTGCCCAGCAAAGCGTTGGCATCCAATTGGAACCCATTCGTCTTTAGCTTAACCTTGATCCCCGCCGCCTGGATCGCCTCGCGTTGGTTCATGCCGTGGTACCGCGCTTCAGGGTCGATCTCGGCGTTCGCCCATCTCGGCGATCGTTTCGGCTCATGGGCGCAATTTTATACAGTGATCTGTTTTCTTCTCATTCAGCTGGGTCGAGTGGCCACGATTCTCTACTTGGTCGCCCTGGTGACGGCTCCGTTGCTGACCCTGCCGGTGGAGTGGATCATCCTAGTCATCGGGTTGACCGTGGTGGTTTCCACATGGGTCGGCGGCATCGAGGCGGTCATCTGGACCGACGCAGCCCAAAGTCTGATTCTCGTTACCGGACCCCTCATCTGCCTAGGGGCTCTGGCCGCGGCGCTGGGTGGACCGGAACGTTGGTGGAGCGTGGCGGTCGCCTTTGACAAGTTCAGTCTGGGGGGATGGTCCTGGAATTGGACCGAGGCCACCATCTGGACCACGATGGCCTACGGTCTTTGCATCAATCTTCAAAACTTCGGGATTGATCAGAATTTCGTTCAACGTTATCTCACCGCCCGCGACGACAAGGCAGCGCGACGTTCGATCTGGTTGGGCGCTTGGGTTTACGTGCCGGTCTCGGCGCTGTTTCTTTTGATGGGCACGGGTCTGTTCGTCCTCATTCATGACCAACCTGGTCGTTTGCCCGAGGGACTTGATCCCTTGTCGCGCCCCGATGAGGTCCTCCCTTGGTTTCTTGCGACCCAACTGCCGACCGGCTTGGGGGGACTCGTCATTGCTGCGGTCTTCGCGGCGGCCATGAGCACGATCAGTTCCAGTCTGCACGCGCTGGCGACCCTTACCGCCAGCGATTTGAGGACCGGACTGGGGTGGGGATTGGCGTTGCGATCCCTCCGCGCCCCTCACGAGGAGGGATCCGGTCGATCTACCACGTTGGGAGCGACGACGGATCGACGGGAATTGATCTGGTTGCGCGGCGCGGTGGTCGCTTGGGGACTGACCGCCACGTTAGCGGCCTTGGCGATGACTCGCGTGGCCTCGGCATTGGATTGGTGGTGGACCTGGGCTGGAGTCTTTGGGGGCGGTACTTTGGGACTCTTCCTGCTTGGACGGTTGCCGAAATGGGTTCGGCCGCAACGCGGAGGCGCGGTGTTCGCCGCATTGGCGGGAGTGAGCGTGATCGCCTGGATGACCCTCTCCCCCTCCCAGGACTGGATGCCACCAGGAACCCGCAACCCACTCCATCCCTGGTGGACAATTGTCGGAGGAACCGGAATAACCGTCGTGACCGGCGCGCTGATCGCTATGGTGTTCGGTCGCGCTGTGAAACACGCCTCCCCATCGACCAATCCAAGAGCGATTGCAAACGTCTCAACCCAATCCGGTCTTGACGGGACGCGCGGATGCGACAGCGTCCCGGCCAAGCGAGGTTGA
- a CDS encoding nucleoside 2-deoxyribosyltransferase: MRLYFAGPLFTQAERLWNHTIVQGLRLAGHEVFLPQEAIAELESLEAATIFELDLDGVRAAEALVAVLDGADPDSGTCFECGVAYALGRPIVAVRTDFRAGGDALPGQKMPTINLMLSQAVTEAIELVGPRTNPEAVVAAVLAALDRVGQRLTNQSKSNFNH, encoded by the coding sequence ATGCGTCTCTACTTCGCCGGACCGTTGTTCACCCAGGCCGAACGGTTGTGGAATCACACCATCGTCCAAGGATTGCGCCTTGCGGGCCACGAGGTGTTTCTTCCCCAGGAGGCGATCGCCGAGTTGGAGTCCCTCGAGGCCGCAACGATCTTTGAACTGGACCTGGACGGCGTCCGAGCGGCCGAGGCGTTGGTGGCAGTGCTGGATGGTGCCGACCCCGACAGCGGGACCTGCTTCGAGTGCGGGGTGGCTTACGCCTTGGGACGCCCCATTGTGGCGGTTCGCACCGACTTCCGAGCTGGGGGCGACGCGCTGCCCGGCCAAAAGATGCCAACAATCAATCTTATGCTCTCCCAGGCAGTGACCGAAGCAATTGAGCTGGTCGGTCCTCGCACAAACCCCGAAGCCGTCGTCGCCGCGGTTCTCGCGGCGCTGGATCGCGTCGGTCAACGATTGACAAACCAGAGTAAATCCAATTTCAATCATTGA
- the fabF gene encoding beta-ketoacyl-ACP synthase II: protein MRRRVVITGMGVVTALGQTLDSYWDSLVEGRSGVGPITRFATQDHSVTFGGEVTQFDPHDHFEQDRLNQLHRNAQFAVVAARAAVRQAGLEPGRINPNRLGVVIGTGVGGMTELETQLTFLRHTGPDRVSPWAFARSFAGSTASQLAIEWGWHGPCLTICTACASATNAIGEATRQIQAGTADVILTGGTETALSPLGLACFASLWTLSFRNDEPTRASRPFDRDRDGFVLSEGAGLLVLEELDHARNRRATILAELVGYGTSSDAFGFLVPQEQGQGPAQAMRQCLADAELPADAIDYINAHGTGTVLGDVVETRALKAVFGPAIGSIPVSSTKSHLGHLLGASGGVELIACVQAIQHGVIPPTINLDNPDPRCDLDFVPLVARAIRPRVVLTNSFGFGGHNACLIVKKFTD, encoded by the coding sequence ATGAGACGGCGGGTGGTGATTACGGGAATGGGGGTGGTGACCGCGTTGGGTCAGACTCTGGATTCGTATTGGGACAGTTTGGTAGAAGGCCGAAGCGGTGTGGGTCCGATCACTCGATTTGCGACCCAAGACCACTCGGTCACCTTCGGCGGCGAAGTAACCCAATTCGATCCCCACGACCATTTCGAGCAGGATCGGCTCAACCAACTTCATCGCAACGCTCAATTTGCCGTGGTGGCCGCCCGTGCTGCGGTTCGGCAAGCTGGGCTCGAGCCTGGACGGATCAACCCCAATCGTTTAGGAGTCGTTATCGGTACGGGCGTGGGGGGAATGACCGAACTGGAAACCCAGCTGACATTTCTGCGGCATACCGGACCAGATCGGGTGAGTCCTTGGGCGTTCGCTCGTTCGTTCGCCGGGTCTACCGCCAGCCAGTTAGCGATCGAGTGGGGATGGCACGGCCCTTGCTTGACGATCTGCACCGCGTGCGCCTCAGCCACCAACGCGATTGGAGAAGCAACCCGTCAAATTCAAGCTGGCACGGCCGACGTGATCCTCACAGGTGGGACGGAAACTGCGCTCTCTCCATTAGGGCTGGCCTGTTTTGCTTCGCTCTGGACGTTGTCGTTTCGCAACGACGAGCCGACCCGGGCCTCGCGTCCCTTTGACCGCGACCGCGACGGCTTCGTGTTGTCCGAAGGAGCCGGTCTGCTGGTCCTCGAAGAGCTCGACCATGCTCGCAACCGTCGCGCGACCATTCTGGCTGAACTGGTCGGTTACGGTACCTCTTCCGACGCCTTCGGCTTTCTGGTTCCCCAGGAACAGGGCCAAGGACCGGCTCAAGCCATGCGGCAATGCCTTGCGGACGCAGAACTTCCCGCCGACGCCATCGACTACATCAATGCCCACGGCACCGGCACCGTGTTGGGCGACGTGGTCGAGACCCGCGCCCTCAAAGCAGTGTTTGGCCCGGCGATCGGCTCGATCCCAGTCTCCTCGACCAAGAGTCATCTGGGACACCTCTTGGGTGCCTCGGGCGGAGTGGAGTTGATCGCTTGCGTCCAGGCGATCCAACACGGAGTGATCCCTCCCACCATCAACCTCGACAACCCCGACCCACGCTGCGACCTCGACTTCGTTCCCCTTGTCGCCCGCGCGATCCGCCCACGCGTGGTATTGACCAACAGCTTTGGTTTTGGTGGACACAACGCATGCTTGATCGTGAAAAAATTTACTGATTGA
- the fabF gene encoding beta-ketoacyl-ACP synthase II, giving the protein MTRRVAITGMGVVTALGQTLDSYWNGLVEGRSGVSTLTAFSTEGCRVHFGGEIRDFDAEAHLGPKESRRLDRNAQFAQVAARAAVAHSGLEPTRVNPERAGVIIGSGIGGLAELEAQQTIFLQKGPSRISPFAIPKLIVNAAAGHISIEFGFKGPSTAIATACASAANAIGESYRLIQSGRADVMLTGGTEAALTPLGLACFAAMRALSTRNDEPTRASRPFDRDRDGFVLSEGAGLLVLEELDHARKRGATILAELVGYGMSSDAHHITAPDEHGRGAAQAMRSCLEDARLPIDAIDYINAHGTSTGLGDVAETRAIKAVFGPAIGSIPVSSTKSHLGHLLGASGGVELIACVQAIQHGVIPPTINLDNPDPDCMDLLHVPHTAREAKVEVALSNSFGFGGHNACLIARKFKG; this is encoded by the coding sequence ATGACGCGACGAGTGGCGATTACCGGAATGGGGGTGGTGACCGCGTTGGGTCAAACCCTGGACTCGTACTGGAACGGTCTGGTGGAGGGACGCAGCGGCGTTTCCACCCTAACAGCGTTTTCCACCGAGGGTTGTCGGGTCCATTTCGGCGGCGAGATCCGCGACTTCGACGCTGAGGCGCACCTTGGTCCTAAGGAGTCGCGTCGACTGGATCGTAACGCGCAGTTCGCTCAAGTCGCCGCCCGCGCTGCTGTGGCGCACTCAGGTTTGGAACCTACTCGGGTCAATCCAGAGCGAGCGGGAGTCATCATCGGGTCGGGCATCGGCGGCCTGGCTGAGCTTGAAGCTCAACAAACGATTTTCCTGCAGAAGGGTCCCTCCCGGATCAGTCCCTTTGCCATTCCCAAGCTCATCGTCAACGCGGCAGCGGGTCATATTTCGATCGAGTTTGGTTTCAAAGGGCCTTCGACCGCGATCGCCACCGCGTGCGCCTCGGCTGCCAACGCGATTGGGGAATCCTATCGACTGATTCAATCTGGTCGGGCCGACGTGATGCTCACCGGCGGCACCGAGGCGGCGTTGACTCCACTGGGTCTGGCTTGTTTCGCCGCCATGAGGGCTCTGTCCACCCGCAACGACGAGCCAACCCGGGCCTCGCGTCCCTTCGACCGCGACCGCGACGGCTTCGTGTTGTCCGAAGGAGCCGGTCTGCTGGTCCTTGAAGAGCTCGACCACGCCCGCAAACGCGGCGCGACCATCTTGGCCGAGCTGGTTGGTTACGGCATGTCCTCCGATGCCCATCACATCACCGCGCCCGACGAACACGGCCGCGGCGCGGCTCAGGCGATGAGGTCCTGTCTGGAGGACGCGCGACTGCCGATCGATGCCATCGACTACATCAACGCCCACGGCACCAGCACCGGCCTGGGGGACGTGGCGGAGACCCGCGCCATCAAAGCGGTGTTTGGCCCGGCGATCGGCTCGATCCCAGTCTCCTCGACCAAGAGCCACCTAGGGCACCTCTTGGGTGCCTCGGGCGGAGTGGAGTTGATTGCTTGCGTCCAGGCGATCCAACACGGAGTCATCCCCCCGACCATCAACCTCGACAACCCCGACCCCGACTGCATGGACTTGCTCCACGTCCCTCACACCGCCCGCGAGGCCAAAGTCGAGGTCGCGCTCTCCAACTCGTTTGGATTCGGCGGTCATAACGCCTGTCTGATCGCTCGGAAATTCAAAGGCTGA
- the acpP gene encoding acyl carrier protein produces MASVEERVITIVGEKLAQSKEQITRDTSFVADLGADSLDTVELVMQFEEEFGIQIPDDAAEKIKTVGQAIDYIEEHKKK; encoded by the coding sequence GTGGCATCGGTTGAAGAAAGGGTTATCACCATCGTCGGCGAGAAGCTCGCTCAATCCAAAGAGCAGATCACCCGCGACACCTCATTTGTTGCCGACCTCGGGGCCGACTCGCTGGATACGGTCGAGTTGGTAATGCAATTTGAAGAGGAGTTCGGGATTCAAATCCCCGACGACGCGGCAGAGAAGATCAAGACGGTCGGTCAAGCGATTGACTACATCGAAGAACACAAGAAGAAGTGA
- the selA gene encoding L-seryl-tRNA(Sec) selenium transferase, with amino-acid sequence MTDSASRSYSGPGSDPARRLPPVHRVLAEPIWVRPEALAIPPTLRTAAIRQELEALRTRLRAGNDGANPVAEHEIQPDWIAQRAWDRLERGGSQLEVSHPILRPVLNASGVLLHTGLGRAPLAAEAIAAIARTAGTGCDLEFDLVEGRRGERGQRIAALINRLTGAEASLVVNNNAAATILTLGALAKDREVIVSRGQLVEIGGAFRLPEIFEISGARLVEVGTTNKTRLSDYERAITERTAGLLRVHTGNYQIVGFTETVGIAELAELGRSRGIWTIDDIGSGRLNRHLPPGLPQDCEEPTLCGSLQDGADLALCSTDKLLGGPQGGLVVGRADLVERLKRHPLARAFRVDKLTLAALEATLDLIALWGPSAPIPLWRFLSVEPSLIKRSAEALAHAWAAHPGWVVTVEPDRVQVGGGSLPGWELPSWSVVIARERSSSSEVEALAQALRRGTPAVLGRVRRGRLWLNPHGLSESEQVILRDVVAKVAVGDGAELAKPGDSDRHSGFGWTSA; translated from the coding sequence TTGACTGATTCGGCGTCCCGTTCCTATTCCGGCCCCGGATCCGATCCTGCACGACGGCTTCCACCGGTGCATCGGGTGTTGGCTGAACCGATCTGGGTACGTCCTGAAGCTCTCGCAATTCCCCCGACGCTTCGCACTGCCGCGATCCGCCAGGAACTCGAGGCGTTGAGGACGCGACTACGAGCCGGAAACGACGGGGCCAATCCGGTCGCCGAACACGAGATCCAACCCGATTGGATCGCTCAGCGCGCTTGGGATCGACTTGAACGCGGAGGTTCCCAACTCGAAGTTTCGCATCCCATCCTCAGACCGGTCCTCAACGCCAGCGGCGTGTTGCTTCATACTGGTCTGGGCCGCGCTCCCTTAGCGGCCGAGGCGATCGCGGCCATTGCCCGAACCGCCGGAACCGGGTGCGACCTAGAGTTCGACCTAGTCGAGGGGCGTCGCGGCGAACGTGGACAACGGATCGCTGCGTTGATCAACCGCTTGACCGGCGCGGAAGCCTCGCTCGTGGTGAACAACAACGCCGCCGCCACCATCTTGACGCTGGGGGCGTTGGCCAAGGATCGGGAGGTGATCGTCTCGCGGGGCCAACTGGTGGAGATTGGCGGCGCGTTTCGTTTGCCTGAGATTTTCGAGATCTCCGGAGCGCGGTTGGTCGAGGTGGGGACGACCAACAAGACTCGATTATCAGACTACGAGCGGGCAATCACCGAACGAACCGCCGGGTTGTTGCGGGTTCACACCGGCAACTATCAGATCGTCGGGTTCACCGAGACGGTGGGGATCGCGGAGTTGGCCGAATTGGGCCGGTCCCGAGGGATTTGGACGATCGACGACATTGGGTCGGGACGTCTCAACCGACACCTCCCTCCCGGTCTTCCTCAGGATTGCGAGGAACCCACGCTTTGCGGATCGCTCCAGGACGGAGCCGACCTAGCGCTGTGTTCGACGGATAAGTTGTTAGGAGGGCCCCAGGGTGGTTTGGTGGTGGGACGGGCCGACCTCGTGGAACGATTGAAGCGCCATCCTCTAGCGCGGGCGTTTCGTGTGGACAAGCTCACCCTGGCCGCTTTGGAGGCGACCCTGGACCTTATCGCGCTTTGGGGACCGTCGGCTCCGATTCCCTTGTGGCGATTTCTGAGCGTCGAGCCGTCCCTCATAAAGCGAAGCGCCGAAGCGCTGGCTCATGCTTGGGCCGCGCATCCCGGATGGGTGGTGACAGTCGAACCGGATCGGGTCCAGGTCGGCGGTGGTAGCCTGCCGGGATGGGAACTTCCCTCTTGGTCGGTGGTCATTGCGCGAGAGCGGTCGTCCAGCAGCGAAGTCGAGGCTCTAGCTCAGGCATTAAGGCGCGGCACCCCCGCGGTGCTGGGACGGGTGCGGCGGGGGCGTCTTTGGCTTAACCCGCATGGCTTGTCCGAGTCGGAGCAAGTGATCCTGCGGGACGTGGTGGCGAAGGTCGCGGTAGGAGACGGGGCGGAGTTGGCCAAACCTGGCGACTCGGATCGTCACAGCGGGTTCGGATGGACTTCCGCGTGA
- a CDS encoding Gfo/Idh/MocA family protein, with protein MLNRRAFVRAGAAATMAGTWGLSRTEHVVSAAPAVHTARRVLPTFKTALIGSGWWGRNILREAVASGRCKPVALADVDQNQLKPALSEAESYGMGRPKGYKDYLELLDREKPEIVIVATPDHWHPLATIDALKAGAHVYVEKPIGHTIREGRAMVQTARATGKIVQVGTHRRVSPHNVSGMEFLKSGKLGKIGMVRAFVHYPGGPGTPIPDSDPPAGLDWDMWCGPAPLVPFNRAIHPKGFRQFLHFANGQLGDWGIHWMDQILWWTEERYPKSISSTGGRFIKVDNTDAPDTQVAQFQFDSFTAVWEHRLYGANNAEKTNIGCYFYGTEGTFHMGWLDGWTFYPNDSRKAVIHQDPMLNEPDAQNIKELWADFLDAIDHQRPPVCDIEIGHRSTNMSLLAMIALKLGRTLNWDGRTETFINDSEANALLERPYRAPYVYPKIDHV; from the coding sequence ATGCTAAACCGCCGCGCCTTTGTCCGCGCCGGAGCTGCCGCCACGATGGCCGGAACCTGGGGTTTGAGTCGGACTGAGCACGTCGTCTCGGCCGCTCCGGCGGTTCACACCGCCCGGCGGGTACTTCCCACGTTCAAAACCGCTCTGATTGGTTCGGGCTGGTGGGGACGCAACATTTTGCGCGAAGCGGTTGCTTCGGGACGTTGCAAACCCGTGGCGCTGGCCGACGTGGATCAAAACCAACTCAAACCAGCCCTTTCCGAAGCCGAATCCTATGGCATGGGCCGCCCCAAAGGCTACAAGGACTATCTCGAACTGCTGGACCGCGAAAAGCCTGAGATCGTCATCGTCGCCACTCCCGATCACTGGCATCCCCTAGCGACCATCGACGCCCTTAAAGCCGGGGCGCACGTCTACGTGGAAAAGCCGATCGGTCATACCATCCGCGAAGGCCGCGCGATGGTTCAGACCGCCCGCGCTACCGGCAAAATCGTCCAGGTCGGCACTCACCGTCGAGTCTCGCCCCACAACGTCTCCGGGATGGAATTCCTTAAGTCGGGCAAGCTCGGCAAAATCGGCATGGTTCGCGCCTTCGTCCACTATCCTGGCGGCCCCGGCACCCCCATTCCCGACTCCGACCCGCCCGCCGGTCTCGACTGGGATATGTGGTGCGGACCCGCCCCGTTGGTGCCTTTCAATCGCGCCATTCACCCTAAAGGCTTCCGTCAGTTCCTCCACTTCGCCAACGGCCAACTCGGCGACTGGGGGATTCACTGGATGGATCAAATCCTTTGGTGGACCGAGGAACGTTATCCCAAGTCGATCAGTTCCACTGGCGGACGATTCATCAAAGTGGACAACACCGACGCCCCCGACACCCAAGTGGCTCAGTTCCAGTTCGACTCCTTCACCGCCGTCTGGGAGCATCGACTCTACGGCGCGAATAACGCCGAGAAGACCAACATCGGTTGTTATTTCTACGGCACCGAGGGCACCTTCCACATGGGTTGGCTGGACGGTTGGACCTTCTACCCCAACGATTCCCGTAAAGCCGTCATCCATCAAGACCCCATGCTCAACGAGCCAGACGCCCAAAACATCAAGGAACTCTGGGCCGACTTCCTGGACGCCATCGACCATCAACGCCCACCGGTCTGCGACATCGAGATCGGCCATCGCTCCACTAACATGAGCCTCCTGGCCATGATCGCGCTCAAACTGGGCCGCACCTTGAATTGGGACGGCCGCACCGAAACCTTCATCAACGACTCCGAAGCCAACGCCTTGTTGGAACGTCCCTATCGCGCCCCTTACGTCTATCCCAAGATCGACCATGTCTGA
- a CDS encoding hydroxypyruvate isomerase family protein, whose product MNRRQFVAASLASATALQVHPASASSNHIGAAGRFKLAYAPHFGMFRASAGEDLIDQLKFMADQGFTALEDNPMKGRPIQEQERIASELERLKMRMGVFVAHGDFKRPTFASGDKAMADQVLKDIADSIEVAKRVNATWMTVVPGAFDPRLEPGYQTANVVELLRRCVELCEPAGVVMVLEPLNPWRDHPGLFLTKAPQAYEICRAVNSPSCKILFDIYHQQITEGNLIPNIERCWNEIGYFQTGDNPGRKEPTTGEINYKTIFKFLYSKGYDGIIGMEHGNSRPGVEGEQAVINAYLECDSF is encoded by the coding sequence ATGAACCGTCGCCAATTCGTCGCTGCGAGCCTTGCTAGCGCCACGGCCCTACAGGTCCACCCCGCCTCGGCGAGTTCCAACCACATTGGGGCCGCCGGGCGGTTCAAGCTGGCTTACGCCCCCCACTTCGGCATGTTTCGCGCTTCGGCCGGCGAGGATCTGATCGACCAACTCAAGTTCATGGCCGATCAGGGTTTTACCGCCCTGGAGGACAACCCGATGAAGGGACGTCCCATCCAGGAACAGGAGCGCATCGCGTCCGAACTCGAACGTCTCAAGATGCGCATGGGCGTCTTCGTTGCTCATGGCGACTTCAAGAGGCCCACCTTCGCTTCCGGCGACAAGGCTATGGCCGACCAAGTCCTCAAGGACATCGCCGACTCGATCGAGGTCGCCAAGCGGGTCAACGCCACGTGGATGACCGTGGTTCCCGGCGCGTTCGATCCCCGGCTGGAACCCGGCTACCAAACCGCCAACGTCGTGGAGCTTTTGCGTCGTTGTGTGGAACTCTGCGAACCGGCTGGGGTCGTCATGGTCCTGGAGCCGCTCAACCCCTGGCGGGATCATCCTGGCTTGTTCCTGACCAAAGCCCCTCAAGCCTACGAAATTTGCCGGGCGGTCAATTCGCCTTCCTGTAAAATCCTCTTCGATATTTATCATCAGCAGATCACCGAAGGCAACCTGATTCCTAACATCGAACGCTGCTGGAATGAAATTGGTTACTTCCAAACCGGCGACAACCCCGGCCGAAAGGAACCAACCACGGGTGAAATCAACTACAAAACTATCTTCAAATTCCTTTACTCCAAGGGCTACGACGGCATCATCGGCATGGAACACGGCAACTCTCGCCCCGGAGTCGAAGGCGAACAAGCCGTCATCAACGCCTATCTCGAATGCGACTCGTTCTAA
- a CDS encoding TIGR03067 domain-containing protein yields the protein MLIVHHFRHRVGSLMLVTFVCATLATSNHATRAQPPDPNSNDQLIAMQGVWYSTDSSGETRWTFKGNLLEVDSPTRDYKFRITLDAQAKPHKHFDFEALEDSPNSPGAKSLGIYKFDGPQKLFICFAVPGASRPKAFANEMFETFVFELSRRPD from the coding sequence ATGTTGATCGTGCATCACTTTCGTCATCGCGTTGGCTCGCTGATGTTGGTCACATTCGTCTGCGCCACGCTTGCAACCTCGAATCACGCCACCCGCGCTCAACCGCCCGACCCGAACTCCAACGACCAACTCATCGCCATGCAAGGGGTTTGGTATTCGACCGACTCTAGCGGCGAAACCCGTTGGACCTTCAAGGGAAACCTCCTCGAAGTCGATTCGCCCACCCGAGATTACAAATTCCGAATCACCCTTGACGCTCAGGCCAAACCCCACAAGCACTTCGATTTCGAGGCTCTGGAGGACTCCCCGAATTCACCAGGCGCGAAGTCGCTGGGAATCTACAAGTTCGACGGTCCTCAGAAGCTGTTCATCTGTTTTGCCGTCCCAGGCGCTTCCCGTCCTAAGGCGTTCGCCAACGAGATGTTTGAAACGTTCGTGTTTGAATTGTCTCGCCGGCCGGACTAG